A single window of Solenopsis invicta isolate M01_SB chromosome 3, UNIL_Sinv_3.0, whole genome shotgun sequence DNA harbors:
- the LOC105203294 gene encoding RRP12-like protein — MGKLAPRLASRKKAKRWAKGQSSSSNPATTKHREQASGMFFKDLFGTAGERSSSAGITEEDLRKHDAIQGIIEPRFARLDIDREESVADDGGTMTTITTTTTTTTTTKTRDTFATNYSNCSNLSFSAFLDRFQSSSIVHKEMLAVLAAVTEIIKQKDGKESSTEYFAALMSTLETVEDDTSVAATLSLLGMCLRTVPRNVLALQFGTTSQALLRILSRYVASEANHLILRHCIGCLSLLLRAQEAAVWTNSSTMRALDAILSFTTHAKPKIRKSAQHGICAILKGSDSTRERSGSGSEKPPPHHPAAGQVAAHCVAQLDAACEPGSSLGVTTLLHVLTLLKDIMHQLPKSHVKTICERLLSVMTLNNVVITSCCLQTLHGLFVMRPPEATLPFSRNGLIIRALYDYQPSANDPQPTLAWLAVLREAHCNLAHLLSLRCSAANAPTCSRAVVSSASAAAAAAATAADDVFSTLDNVTLETLDRCVELLLVDKTEIVAGASHTIKTILQECVAPLCETEERVVRYKPILRRVVGTMRKSLGYRYLAAWRHVLHLTAVLFQVISTGDLELLEELGSVVETLGELRDFHDFAYSREAEYAIGAAIRTMGPRAVLNVLPLELDADHQSTATAAATIDLRRSWMIPLLKDCVTGGTIALFNDLLLPIARRCEERAEESKGASSANQKTYECLVTQIWSILPSICNDASDVKDNFKLIAQLLGTAINDRRDLRLPAMAALRKLIARASTSRNDDDAAVAAAAERDVAELARFAKNYLPRLFNLYTTKPNGTDEEGARLAAFDTIKTYLTIASSELANELFDRALIRLEEPGADDFFKESVYDLTRVLIGHTDVDRLSEHYDRTCVSYLKDTSKRREQKKAYRFLEEICGSEREICKRFLHDHRRQIQKTLVASATSVIESSRGPRLRCLAHLVRVHPQLEGTKFLEAIVPEAVLCVKNINERCRDAAYRLLNAIAERFLDNPEHLRDYVDMLMVGLGGEQAYVSATLLALASVTYRYYDSLGTEIIGEILEHACTILTSPTREIAESALSYVKVYINVTPSAVMAPTLARIIDALSRMSDDCKRHFRQKVRDIFVKLIRKYGIGPISSMVPASDMILHKRLKNIKKVEDAKRKKREVQRARKLERDSDEEFDAKRKPKSIEEILADSDEECFEATENDGERVKRKKKGTSRRDAWIQENEDNIVDFADPAAARNITTTQPGVSNPKIPKKKVQDRGFATAPDGRLIIMDDNEKESDAEERNKKRKKNKTSFLQSDSEEDDYKDEDDLSMSVKIAGKKRKYSESTMDVTSLKSQSTSKYRAGGSGIHRSLKIKKVESEPGSEYRATKARGDIKRKGKPDPYVYVPLTRSILNKRKKKKNAGKFQSIVSGMRKGARTGMRNKRRKH; from the exons ATGGGGAAGCTGGCGCCTCGTTTGGCAAGTAGAAAAAAGGCGAAACGATGGGCGAAGGGTCAGAGCTCGAGCTCCAATCCGGCGACCACGAAACACCGCGAGCAAGCGAGCGGTATGTTTTTCAAGGATCTCTTTGGCACGGCGGGAGAACGCAGCTCCTCCGCGGGTATCACGGAGGAGGATCTACGGAAGCACGACGCTATACAAGGTATCATCGAGCCGCGTTTCGCGAGACTCGACATTGACCGAGAGGAAAGCGTCGCGGACGATGGGGGGACGATGACGACAataacaacgacgacgacgacgacgacgacgacgaagacgcgcgacacctTCGCCACCAATTACAGCAACTGTTCCAATCTTTCCTTCAGCGCTTTCCTCGACCGCTTTCAATCGAGCTCGATCGTGCATAAGGAGATGCTGGCGGTGCTGGCAGCCGTCACGGAGATTATCAAGCAGAAGGACGGCAAGGAGAGCTCGACCGAGTACTTTGCCGCGTTAATGAGCACTTTAGAGACGGTGGAGGATGACACGAGCGTAGCCGCGACGCTGTCTTTGCTCGGGATGTGTCTGAGAACGGTGCCGAGGAACGTTCTCGCGTTGCAGTTTGGAACGACGAGTCAGGCCCTCCTTCGAATTCTATCCCGATACGTCGCCAGCGAGGCGAACCATCTGATTCTACGGCATTGCATCGGCTGTCTCTCGTTGTTGCTGAGAGCGCAGGAGGCTGCCGTTTGGACCAATTCCTCGACGATGCGAGCGCTGGACGCTATACTGTCCTTTACCACTCACGCCAAGCCCAAGATACGCAAATCCGCTCAACACGGGATATGCGCCATTCTCAAGGGCAGCGACTCGACGAGGGAAAGAAGTGGAAGCGGAAGCGAGAAGCCGCCACCGCATCATCCAGCCGCGGGACAGGTCGCGGCACACTGCGTCGCCCAACTCGACGCCGCTTGCGAGCCAGGCTCCTCTCTGGGAGTGACCACCCTTCTGCACGTTCTTACCCTCTTGAAGGATATAATGCATCAGTTACCAAAGTCGCACGTCAAGACCATCTGCGAACGCCTATTGAGTGTCATGACGTTGAACAACGTCGTGATAACGTCCTGCTGCTTGCAAACGTTGCACGGACTGTTCGTCATGAGACCGCCGGAGGCGACGTTACCTTTTTCACGAAACGGCCTTATCATTAGAGCCCTTTACGATTATCAGCCGTCCGCGAACGATCCGCAGCCGACTCTGGCGTGGTTGGCCGTGTTGCGGGAGGCTCACTGCAACCTGGCGCATCTGCTGTCGCTGCGCTGCTCGGCAGCCAACGCTCCAACGTGCTCCCGCGCCGTCGTCAGCtccgcctccgccgccgccgccgccgccgccactgcCGCCGACGACGTCTTCTCGACGCTCGACAACGTTACGCTGGAAACGCTCGACAGGTGCGTCGAGCTCTTGCTCGTCGACAAGACGGAGATCGTTGCCGGCGCGTCGCACACCATCAAGACCATTCTGCAGGAGTGCGTGGCGCCTCTCTGCGAGACCGAGGAGCGAGTCGTCCGGTACAAGCCCATCTTGAGGCGCGTCGTCGGGACGATGCGCAAGTCCCTCGGTTATCGCTATCTCGCAGCCTGGCGGCACGTTCTTCATCTTACAGCTGTCCTCTTCCAGGTTATTTCGACCGGTGATCTCGAGCTCCTCGAGGAACTCGGAAGCGTCGTCGAGACTCTCGGAGAGTTGCGAGATTTCCATGATTTCGCTTACAGCCGTGAGGCGGAGTACGCTATCGGAGCGGCGATTCGGACTATGGGGCCTCGAGCCGTCTTGAACGTTCTTCCACTCGAACTCGACGCTGACCACCAAAGTACGGCGACCGCCGCTGCTACGATCGATCTCAGACGGAGTTGGATGATCCCGCTGCTCAAGGATTGCGTCACCGGTGGCACCATCGCCCTCTTCAACGACCTCCTGCTGCCGATCGCCCGGCGTTGCGAGGAAAGGGCGGAGGAGAGCAAAGGCGCGTCTTCCGCGAATCAAAAGACGTACGAATGCTTGGTAACGCAGATCTGGTCCATTTTGCCGAGCATATGCAACGACGCCAGCGACGTGAAGGATAACTTTAAGCTGATCGCCCAGCTGCTGGGTACGGCGATCAACGATCGGCGGGATCTGAGGCTACCCGCGATGGCGGCTCTGCGGAAGCTGATCGCGAGAGCGTCGACGTCGcggaacgacgacgacgccgcggTCGCAGCCGCAGCCGAGCGAGACGTCGCCGAACTCGCTCGCTTCGCCAAAAATTATCTACCGAGACTCTTCAATCTGTACACGACGAAGCCGAACGGCACGGACGAGGAGGGAGCGCGTCTCGCCGCCTTCGACACGATCAAGACTTACCTGACGATCGCGAGTAGCGAGCTGGCGAACGAGCTGTTCGATCGCGCGTTGATAAGGCTCGAGGAGCCCGGGGCGGATGACTTCTTCAAGGAGAGCGTTTACGATTTGACGAGAGTGCTGATCGGTCACACGGACGTCGACAGGCTTAGCGAGCATTACGATCGTACGTGCGTGTCCTACCTCAAGGACACTAGCAAGCGAAGGGAGCAGAAGAAAGCTTATCGCTTTCTCGAGGAGATATGCGGTAGCGAGAGGGAGATCTGCAAGCGGTTCCTGCACGACCATCGACGTCAGATTCAAAAGACGCTCGTCGCATCTGCGACCAGCGTGATCGAGTCGAGCAGAGGGCCGCGTCTGCGATGTCTCGCGCATCTCGTCAGAGTGCATCCGCAACTCGAGGGGACCAAGTTCCTCGAGGCGATCGTGCCGGAAGCCGTGCTCTGCGTCAAAAATATTAACGAGAGATGCCGCGACGCGGCCTATCGGCTGCTCAATGCGATCGCCGAGAGATTTCTCGACAATCCCGAGCATCTCAGGGACTACGTGGATATGCTGATGGTGGGCTTGGGTGGAGAGCAAGCGTACGTTAGCGCCACTCTCCTCGCTCTCGCCTCCGTGACTTATCGTTACTACGATTCCCTCGGCACGGAGATCATCGGCGAGATCTTGGAACACGCCTGTACGATTCTGACGAGTCCCACGAGAGAGATCGCCGAGTCTGCCTTGTCCTACGTCAAGGTCTATATCAACGTCACGCCTTCCGCCGTCATGGCACCGACCTTGGCGCGAATAATTGACGCTCTCTCGCGAATGAGCGACGATTGTAAGCGTCATTTTCGACAAAAGGTACGAGACATCTTTGTCAAATTGATAAGAAAGTACGGCATTGGGCCGATATCGAGCATGGTACCGGCCTCGGACATGATTTTGCACAAGAGATTAAAGAATATCAAGAAGGTGGAAGATGCCAAGAGGAAAAAGCGGGAGGTGCAAAGGGCGAGGAAGCTCGAACGGGATAGCGACGAGGAATTTGATGCCAAAAGAAAGCCCAAGAGCATAGAAGAAATATTGGCGGACAGTGACGAGGAATGTTTCGAAGCTACGGAGAACGACGGAGAACGAGtcaagaggaagaagaaaggaaCGTCGAGAAGGGACGCTTGGATTCAGGAGAATGAAGATAACATTGTCGATTTTGCAGATCCCGCAGCTGCTAGAAATATTACAA CTACACAACCGGGTGTATCAAATCCAAAGATTCCAAAGAAGAAAGTACAGGATCGTGGCTTTGCGACTGCACCCGATGGTCGTCTCATTATTATGGATGATAACGAGAAGGAGAGTGACGCAGAAGAAAGGAataagaagaggaagaagaataaGACTTCTTTCCTTCAGAGTGATTCAGAAGAAGAcgattata AAGACGAAGATGATTTATCGATGAGCGTCAAGATCGCTGGTAAAAAACGTAAATATAGCGAAAGCACGATGGACGTAACGAGCTTAAAAAGTCAGTCGACATCGAAATATCGag cCGGTGGATCGGGTATTCATCGATcgctaaagataaaaaaagttgaaagcGAACCTGGTTCGGAATACCGTGCAACAAAGGCTAGAGGAGATATTAAGAGAAAGGGTAAACCAGATCCCTACGTATATGTACCTCTGACGAGGTCTATATTGAACAAAAG aaaaaagaagaaaaacgcgGGCAAATTCCAGAGTATAGTTTCCGGGATGAGAAAGGGCGCGCGTACAGGTATGCGGAATAAACGAAGAAAACATTAG
- the LOC105206159 gene encoding 28S ribosomal protein S5, mitochondrial yields the protein MASTIRTCLLRSSGLFRYSLKNVPLVSNDARYLFTKVDPSHLLKTHVPLLYDTKNSTFFVNKPAEELWKGVTSVSNAGRRRGRAKGLARKRDLNKGQIIGVGKIPIQFPGLNTPVFRGRELVQQQKLPVDPERQERLAKLRQSSQTRPKRIKLSPLERGWTSAQMGGRRIGPPDPIGEDTFEGFETWVLESKMVNCMTGNLGRKSRFSTFVITGNGNGLAGFALGKAPAQKAAIKMAKNRAGLRLMYIPRYKEHTVLHDFFTQFGNTKIFVKKMHQGYGLVCHRALIACCEAIGIKDMHAKVEGSINLQHIVKAFFIGLLQQKSYQQLADEKKLHLVEFKSENGNYPVVIASPSEVRKPEQVASHEILDFTQYVLGGKVTLEKKKNPPFYTKLPSWKNRLVKLERRRHFDETKINLMAEYGALHSFLTEKYPEAKLRPKPKRSESNETEE from the exons ATGGCCTCTACTATCCGAACGTGTTTGTTACGCTCTTCTGGACTTTTCAGATATTCGTTAAAAAATGTTCCACTCGTGAGCAACG ATGCACGTTACTTATTTACTAAGGTCGATCCTTCGCACCTACTGAAGACGCACGTCCCTTTGCTATACGATACGAAGAATTCGACATTCTTCGTAAATA AACCTGCGGAAGAATTGTGGAAAGGCGTGACGAGTGTTAGCAATGCGGGAAGGCGCAGAGGTAGAGCGAAAGGCTtggcgagaaagagagatttaAACAAGGGTCAGATTATCGGCGTGGGAAAAATTCCTATACAATTTCCTGGCCTCAATACTCCTGTGTTTCGAGGAAGAGAACTCGTTCAACAGCAAAAGTTACCCGTGGATCCCGAAAGGCAGGAAAGACTCGCAAAGCTACGGCAAAGTTCACAGACTAGGCCAAAACGGATAAAATTATCACCATTGGAACGTGGTTGGACGAGCGCCCAGATGGGTGGTCGAAGGATCGGACCGCCCGATCCTATTGGAGAAG ATACCTTTGAAGGCTTTGAAACTTGGGTATTGGAAAGCAAAATGGTAAATTGTATGACTGGTAATCTAGGACGTAAAAGCAGATTCAGTACATTTGTCATAACGGGAAATGGAAATGGTCTAGCTGGATTTGCACTGGGAAAAGCACCTGCTCAAAAAGCTGCTATAAAGATGGCTAAGAATAGGGCGGGTCTAAGGTTAATGTATATTCCTAGATACAAGGAACATACGG TGTTACATGACTTTTTCACACAATTTggaaacacaaagatatttgttaAGAAAATGCATCAAGGTTACGGACTCGTCTGCCATCGTGCGTTAATAGCATGTTGCGAAGCGATTGGCATAAAGGATATGCATGCCAAAGTAGAAGGTTCCATAAATTTACAGCACATCGTAAAAGCTTTCTTTATCGGTTTATTACAACAG aaatcGTATCAACAACTAGCGGACGAAAAAAAACTGCATTTGGTTGAGTTTAAATCGGAAAACGGGAATTATCCAGTAGTGATCGCTTCACCATCGGAAGTTAGAAAGCCAGAACAAGTGGCGTCCCACGAGATCCTCGATTTTACTCAATATGTTTTGGGTGGTAAAGTAacattggaaaaaaagaaaaatccgcCATTCTACACGAAACTTCCATCTTGGAAAAACAGATTGGTAAAGCTGGAACGAAGAAGGCATTTtgatgaaacaaaaataaatctaatgGCAGAGTATGGAGCGTTGCATAGTTTTCTAACTGAAAAATATCCAGAGGCTAAGCTGCGACCTAAGCCGAAGCGAAGCGAAAGTAATGAAACGGAGGAATGA
- the LOC105203295 gene encoding uncharacterized protein LOC105203295 gives MDLDTAYIEPLIHDWVEHIQQTIRKQEQEQITSATDFAMPFIAIPASIMKAAFKIAEYLELEPNVKYMAIQLYDRFMCKHFWEIYKTETTNDPSEASWFEACEKVSAEAKLILMSCFQLACKMDSHSTALGISQILNVLYQIDKECEYTQTIISSSEIKVYKTVEFKMPLYTPLHCIEIFLAATGLGETPNMLNVSIDLLDLAYLKV, from the exons ATGGATCTAGATACAGCTTACATTG AACCGTTGATTCACGATTGGGTGGAACATATTCAGCAAACGATAAGAAAGCAAGAGCAGGAGCAGATTACCAGCGCAACCGATTTTGCCATGCCATTCATAG CGATTCCAGCGTCTATTATGAAAGCTGCCTTCAAGATAGCAGAATACTTGGAGCTAGAGCCAAACGTCAAGTACATGGCCATCCAACTGTACGACAGATTCATGTGTAAACATTTTTGGGAGATTTACAAGACTGAAACTACGAATGATCCGTCCGAAGCGTCGTGGTTTGAAGCCTGTGAGAAAGTCTCTGCTGAAGCCAAACTGATTTTAATGTCGTGTTTTCAATTGGCATGTAAAATGGATTCTCATTCTACTGCTTTAGGAATATCGCAG ATTCTCAATGTTCTATATCAGATTGACAAAGAATGTGAATATACGCAAACGATCATTTCCTCTTCGGAAATAAAAGTTTACAAAACGGTAGAATTTAAAATGCCCCTTTACACCCCGTTACACTGCATCGAAATTTTTCTGGCGGCGACAGGTCTCGGTGAAACACCAAACATGCTTAACGTTTCGATAGATTTGTTGGACTTGGCTTACCTAAAGGTTTGA
- the LOC105203298 gene encoding coiled-coil domain-containing protein 50: MAKSVLSSDTLPKAGRVNEVCREWLVHEDGALAYRLQDEEIKEHYTGNKTRNAQVREDTPRARVEQELEALRYQTYIQQQEERDALVARQFALSLEREERQKERELQEMMRLQLRLGDEAMQQEFERRMQEEKDEELAKKMQREEHDGPEDEQLMLDQKLAMEAQDAELARMLQEKERAKARKARERARQKKLERLQQQQADEQNLTERPQRPDRLDLKTPSIKSRTRYPANYSQYSEDPEEIQTLDNPSDNVQQMANVATIIDPTYNVHRGTTSSSSSSTISPTYVLPTPPQELMADDVPCYMPIQGQRRNQAQSPSNAHEEKHKRRVKDGCKHQ; encoded by the exons ATGGCGAAATCCGTGCTAAGCTCGGACACCCTACCAAAGGCGGGTCGTGTAAACGAAG TATGCCGCGAATGGTTGGTTCATGAGGATGGTGCATTGGCGTATCGGCTTCAGGATGAAGAAA TTAAGGAACATTATACCGGCAACAAAACTCGTAATGCACAGGTGAGGGAAGATACGCCACGAGCCAGAGTCGAACAGGAATTGGAAGCACTGAGATATCAAACTTACATTCAACAACA GGAAGAGAGAGATGCTCTTGTTGCGAGGCAGTTTGCACTTTCTCTGGAGCGAGAGGAAAGGCAAAAAGAGCGCGAATTGCAAGAAATGATGAGATTACAATTAAGATTGGGAGATGAAGCTATGCAGCAAGAATTTGAAAGACGTATgcaagaagaaaaagatgag GAGCTGGCAAAAAAGATGCAACGAGAAGAACACGACGGTCCGGAAGACGAGCAATTAATGTTGGATCAAAAATTGGCGATGGAAGCGCAGGATGCCGAATTGGCACGAATGCTTCAGGAAAAGGAGCGTGCAAAAGCTCGTAAAGCACGAGAGAGAGCGAGGCAGAAGAAACTAGAGCGTCTGCAGCAACAGCAGGCGGATGAACAGAATCTCACGGAACGACCACAGAGACCAGACAGACTAGACTTGAAGACTCCATCGATCAAGAGTCGAACCCGTTATCCTGCCAATTATTCTCAGTATTCGGAAGATCCCGAAGAAATTCAGACACTGGACAATCCCAGTGACAATGTACAACAAATGGCAAACGTCGCGACCATTATCGATCCTACTTATAACGTGCATCGAGGTACTACTTCGAGCAGCTCGAGCAGCACGATAAGTCCCACTTACGTTTTGCCGACGCCACCGCAAGAACTAATGGCAGATGATGTACCGTGTTACATGCCAATTCAAGGTCAGCGACGAAATCAGGCTCAATCGCCGTCTAACGCTCACGA